One stretch of Amycolatopsis sp. NBC_00345 DNA includes these proteins:
- a CDS encoding acyl-CoA dehydrogenase family protein has product MTDLVTQARALADDVLFPAVTEVDRTGVVPRSHFAALAAAGLYGLAAPAEAGGPGASLPELVGVIEALAGGCLSTTFTWLQHHGLVFGLAGTSNAGLRAKYLPALIAGDLRAGVAYAGVIPTPPRVRSEPVDGGYRFHGEAPFVSGWGGIDLLQLSGRDGDTVVHTVVEPVDGPGLTAHPLALTAAQGTATVRLQLDGYFVPTEQVLAEVPYADFVKSNTFASRLNGCAPLGLAERCARLLVDAGDQESADALRAEQHLIRTRLDAALTDPPTLPSARAAASELAYRSAGALIAATGSRAVLTGSHAARLVREATFLLVAGSRPEIRADLLGLALR; this is encoded by the coding sequence GTGACGGATCTGGTGACTCAAGCCCGCGCCCTGGCCGACGACGTGCTGTTCCCGGCCGTGACCGAGGTGGACCGGACGGGCGTCGTGCCGCGCTCGCACTTCGCCGCGCTCGCCGCGGCTGGTCTCTACGGCCTGGCCGCCCCGGCCGAAGCGGGCGGCCCCGGCGCGTCGCTGCCCGAACTGGTCGGGGTGATCGAGGCACTGGCCGGCGGCTGCCTGAGCACGACGTTCACCTGGCTCCAGCACCACGGCCTCGTCTTCGGCCTGGCCGGGACCTCAAACGCCGGGCTGCGCGCGAAGTACCTGCCCGCCCTGATCGCGGGTGACCTGCGCGCGGGCGTCGCGTACGCCGGCGTGATCCCGACGCCGCCGCGCGTCCGCTCCGAACCTGTCGACGGCGGCTACCGCTTCCACGGCGAAGCCCCCTTCGTCAGCGGCTGGGGTGGCATCGACCTGCTGCAGCTCTCCGGCCGTGACGGCGACACGGTGGTGCACACCGTGGTGGAGCCGGTCGACGGCCCTGGGCTCACGGCCCACCCGCTGGCCCTGACGGCCGCCCAAGGCACCGCGACGGTCCGGCTCCAGCTGGATGGCTACTTCGTCCCCACCGAGCAGGTGCTCGCGGAAGTGCCGTACGCCGACTTCGTCAAGTCCAACACCTTCGCGTCCCGCCTGAACGGCTGCGCGCCCCTGGGCCTGGCCGAACGCTGCGCCCGCCTGCTCGTGGACGCGGGCGACCAGGAGTCGGCCGACGCGTTGCGCGCCGAGCAGCACCTGATCCGCACCCGCCTCGACGCCGCCCTCACCGACCCTCCGACGCTCCCGTCGGCCCGCGCCGCGGCGAGCGAGCTGGCCTACCGCAGCGCCGGCGCCCTCATCGCGGCCACCGGCAGCCGCGCCGTCCTGACCGGCTCCCACGCCGCCCGACTCGTCCGTGAAGCGACGTTCCTCCTGGTGGCCGGCAGCCGTCCGGAAATCCGCGCCGATCTGCTGGGCCTGGCCCTCCGGTAG
- a CDS encoding helix-turn-helix domain-containing protein translates to MAKDPLSEATRLLGVRVRSRRQELGVSQEKLADAAGVHWTFVSQVERGLRNVNLHNLLKFAAGLDIDAGELVSGLKAPVVE, encoded by the coding sequence ATGGCGAAAGACCCCCTTTCCGAGGCGACGCGGCTTCTCGGCGTGCGCGTTCGGTCGCGGCGGCAGGAGCTGGGGGTCAGCCAGGAGAAGCTCGCCGACGCCGCCGGGGTGCACTGGACGTTCGTCAGTCAGGTGGAGCGCGGGCTGCGCAACGTGAACCTGCACAACCTGCTCAAGTTCGCCGCCGGCCTCGACATCGACGCCGGTGAGCTGGTCTCCGGGCTGAAGGCGCCGGTCGTCGAGTAG
- a CDS encoding glycosyltransferase, with product MPGKAAPVAEAAPAGETRFAEHAPEGRLTAQRGLYAGPAPIVSKDLYAELEWGSAVRDRGGITVEPSSKVSGNTYFGRFPASYWQRWTSVTEVSVEAVVTGDGLLTVGASDLEGDARVANAEVVTGAKAKKVTLSAKLDKFHDGGGLWLDLETEAGQSLRVEQVRWTVDAPAKIRPTAVTICTMNRADDCLKNLQALAADVSSLDTLDAIYVADQGTDLVESRDGFAQVAKDLGDKLHYIKQPNLGGAGGFTRGLFEVAGHTATEHANVLFMDDDVLLEPDLVVRMTAFSNRAANPIIVGGQMLNLLHPNQLHVGAEYARLNTLEPGQPVQHSLSTADLLGVDEESLKPNRQERRLDAGYNGWWSCLIPYEVVKAIGYPLPFFFQWDDAEYSYRAREYGFPTVTLPGAGVWHADFHWKDWDEWHRYFNLRNSIITAALHSPFNLNLLSRVLLAQLVRYLLGMQYGLSATLIKAVEDFLEGPEVLRDGGVAAMKEIRRIREQYPETKRHKATDVPGIASNDIGIINSAPRPSMQRLVLIKRVLDRVLGRSRFGLGAVPIDEAHWWHIALFDTAVVTDASQEGVRVRTYDKVKMFELAKRGAKTIQRLRKEGAGVQEQYKRAMPELTSRDNWKRLYEL from the coding sequence ATGCCCGGTAAAGCAGCCCCGGTCGCCGAGGCGGCCCCCGCAGGCGAGACCCGGTTCGCGGAGCACGCACCCGAAGGCCGGCTGACGGCCCAGCGCGGCCTGTACGCAGGCCCGGCGCCGATCGTCAGCAAGGACCTCTACGCCGAGCTCGAGTGGGGCTCCGCGGTGCGGGACCGCGGAGGGATCACCGTCGAGCCGTCGTCCAAGGTCTCCGGGAACACCTACTTCGGCCGGTTCCCGGCCAGCTACTGGCAGCGCTGGACCTCGGTGACCGAGGTTTCCGTCGAGGCCGTGGTGACCGGCGACGGGCTGCTGACCGTCGGCGCGTCCGACCTCGAGGGTGACGCCCGCGTGGCGAACGCCGAGGTCGTCACGGGCGCCAAGGCCAAGAAGGTGACGCTGAGCGCGAAGCTGGACAAGTTCCACGACGGTGGCGGTCTGTGGCTCGACCTGGAGACCGAGGCCGGCCAGTCGCTGCGCGTCGAGCAGGTCCGCTGGACCGTCGACGCCCCGGCGAAGATCCGCCCGACCGCCGTCACCATCTGCACCATGAACCGCGCCGACGACTGCCTGAAGAACCTCCAGGCGCTCGCCGCGGACGTCTCGTCGCTGGACACGCTCGACGCCATCTACGTCGCCGACCAGGGCACCGACCTGGTCGAGTCGCGCGACGGCTTCGCGCAGGTCGCGAAGGACCTCGGCGACAAGCTGCACTACATCAAGCAGCCCAACCTCGGCGGCGCCGGCGGCTTCACCCGCGGCCTGTTCGAGGTGGCCGGCCACACCGCCACCGAGCACGCGAACGTCCTGTTCATGGACGACGACGTGCTGCTGGAGCCGGACCTGGTCGTCCGGATGACCGCGTTCTCCAACCGCGCGGCCAACCCGATCATCGTCGGCGGCCAGATGCTGAACCTGCTGCACCCGAACCAGCTGCACGTCGGCGCCGAGTACGCCCGGCTGAACACGCTGGAGCCGGGCCAGCCGGTGCAGCACTCGCTGTCCACGGCCGACCTGCTGGGCGTCGACGAGGAGAGCCTCAAGCCCAACCGCCAGGAGCGCCGCCTCGACGCCGGGTACAACGGCTGGTGGTCGTGCCTGATCCCGTACGAGGTGGTCAAGGCCATCGGCTACCCGCTGCCGTTCTTCTTCCAGTGGGACGACGCCGAGTACTCCTACCGGGCCCGCGAGTACGGCTTCCCGACCGTCACGCTGCCGGGCGCCGGCGTGTGGCACGCGGACTTCCACTGGAAGGACTGGGACGAGTGGCACCGGTACTTCAACCTGCGCAACTCGATCATCACCGCCGCGCTGCACTCGCCGTTCAACCTGAACCTGCTCTCGCGCGTGCTGCTCGCGCAGCTGGTCCGCTACCTGCTGGGCATGCAGTACGGCCTGTCGGCCACGCTGATCAAGGCCGTCGAGGACTTCCTCGAGGGGCCGGAGGTCCTGCGTGACGGCGGCGTCGCGGCGATGAAGGAGATCCGCCGGATCCGCGAGCAGTACCCGGAGACCAAGCGGCACAAGGCCACCGACGTCCCGGGCATCGCGTCCAACGACATCGGCATCATCAACAGCGCGCCGCGGCCCAGCATGCAGCGGCTCGTGCTGATCAAGCGCGTGCTCGACCGCGTGCTCGGCCGCAGCCGCTTCGGCCTCGGCGCGGTGCCGATCGACGAGGCGCACTGGTGGCACATCGCGCTGTTCGACACGGCCGTGGTCACGGACGCTTCGCAGGAAGGCGTGCGCGTGCGCACGTACGACAAGGTGAAGATGTTCGAACTCGCCAAGCGCGGCGCGAAGACGATCCAGCGGCTGCGCAAGGAAGGCGCGGGGGTGCAGGAGCAGTACAAGCGCGCCATGCCCGAGCTGACCTCGCGGGACAACTGGAAGCGGCTCTACGAGCTGTAA
- a CDS encoding GtrA family protein, with product MVATEPQSETTVPAPSGPGLLGQLIRFGLIGGFCALLDLGTYSLLRAVGMDAVPWVTVARAISFIVGTTTAFFLNRRFTFSGGRREGGTQVGSFVLLYAVTFFVAVGMNQWMLHLLPESAWKATLGWVVSQATATVINFVMLKWVVFRERPVKEN from the coding sequence GTGGTGGCTACAGAACCGCAGAGTGAGACGACGGTGCCCGCACCGTCGGGTCCCGGTCTGCTCGGGCAGCTCATCCGCTTCGGCCTGATCGGCGGCTTCTGCGCCCTCCTGGACCTGGGCACGTACTCGCTGCTCAGGGCCGTCGGGATGGACGCCGTCCCGTGGGTCACGGTCGCCCGTGCGATCAGCTTCATCGTGGGCACGACCACGGCGTTTTTCCTCAACCGCCGGTTCACCTTCTCCGGCGGGCGCCGCGAGGGCGGCACGCAGGTCGGCAGCTTCGTGCTGCTGTACGCGGTGACCTTCTTCGTCGCCGTCGGGATGAACCAGTGGATGCTGCACCTGCTTCCGGAGTCGGCGTGGAAGGCCACGCTCGGCTGGGTCGTGTCACAGGCGACGGCGACCGTGATCAATTTCGTCATGCTCAAGTGGGTCGTGTTTCGTGAGCGGCCGGTAAAGGAGAACTGA
- a CDS encoding FAD-binding oxidoreductase — protein sequence MTHAPETQRRTLTGWGRTAGTVADVLSTRDVEAIAKAVASAGPRGVIARGLGRSYGDPAQNAGGLVVDMTVLDRIHSIDPDSGLVDLDAGVSLDKLMREALPHGLWVPVLPGTRQVTIGGAIANDIHGKNHHSAGSFGNHVVSMDLLTADGTVHTLTPEGPEAELFWATVAGIGLTGIITRATVRMKKTETAYFLVDADRTANLDETLALFTDGSDLTYDYSMSVPDLISSDSRLGRATFSRGSLAKLDELPPKLRSQPLKFDAPQLLTLPDVFPSGLVNKLTSTMMGNLWQQTVPKKGARGKIQNLTQFYHPLDMLSEWNRGYGAKGFLQYQFSVPFGAEEQLKAICRKISKSGHYSFLNVFKRMGDANPAPMSWPSPGWMLSVDFPIKGDLSRFCLELDDDVLAAGGRLYTAKDSRTSAETFAKMYPRLEEWRKVRASVDPEGVFASDMSRRLAL from the coding sequence GTGACCCATGCACCCGAGACACAGCGACGCACGCTCACCGGTTGGGGCCGCACCGCCGGGACCGTCGCCGACGTCCTGAGCACGCGCGACGTCGAAGCCATCGCCAAGGCGGTCGCGTCGGCCGGACCCCGCGGGGTCATCGCGCGCGGCCTCGGCCGCTCGTACGGCGACCCCGCGCAGAACGCCGGCGGCCTGGTCGTCGACATGACCGTGCTGGACCGCATCCACTCGATCGACCCCGACTCCGGGCTGGTCGACCTCGACGCCGGCGTCAGCCTCGACAAGCTGATGCGCGAAGCGCTGCCGCACGGCCTGTGGGTGCCGGTCCTGCCGGGCACCCGCCAGGTGACGATCGGCGGCGCGATCGCCAACGACATCCACGGCAAGAACCACCACTCCGCGGGCAGCTTCGGCAACCACGTGGTGTCGATGGACCTGCTGACCGCCGACGGCACGGTGCACACGCTGACCCCGGAAGGCCCCGAGGCGGAGCTGTTCTGGGCGACCGTGGCGGGCATCGGCCTGACCGGCATCATCACCCGCGCCACGGTGCGGATGAAGAAGACCGAGACCGCGTACTTCCTGGTGGACGCCGACCGCACGGCGAACCTCGACGAGACGCTCGCGCTGTTCACCGACGGCTCGGACCTGACCTACGACTACTCGATGTCGGTGCCGGACCTGATCTCGTCGGACAGCCGCCTCGGCCGAGCCACGTTCTCCCGCGGCTCGCTCGCCAAGCTGGACGAACTGCCGCCGAAGCTGCGCAGCCAGCCGTTGAAGTTCGACGCGCCGCAGCTGCTCACGCTGCCCGACGTGTTCCCGAGCGGGCTGGTCAACAAGCTGACCTCGACCATGATGGGCAACCTGTGGCAGCAGACGGTGCCCAAGAAGGGCGCCCGGGGCAAGATCCAGAACCTGACGCAGTTCTACCACCCGCTGGACATGCTCAGCGAGTGGAACCGCGGCTACGGCGCCAAGGGCTTCCTGCAGTACCAGTTCTCGGTGCCGTTCGGCGCGGAGGAGCAGCTCAAGGCCATCTGCCGGAAGATCTCGAAGTCGGGGCACTACTCGTTCCTCAACGTGTTCAAGCGCATGGGCGACGCCAACCCGGCACCCATGTCGTGGCCCTCGCCGGGCTGGATGCTCAGCGTGGACTTCCCGATCAAGGGCGACCTGAGCCGGTTCTGCCTGGAGCTGGACGACGACGTGCTCGCCGCGGGCGGGCGCCTCTACACCGCGAAGGACTCGCGGACCTCGGCGGAGACGTTCGCGAAGATGTACCCGCGGCTCGAGGAATGGCGCAAGGTCCGCGCTTCCGTTGACCCCGAAGGCGTTTTCGCCTCTGACATGAGCCGGAGGCTCGCACTGTGA
- a CDS encoding DUF3558 domain-containing protein has protein sequence MAPRTVTMAVIVSAVFLVAGCSGSDTPGVPSPASQAPSSSAPPASQTPPYAGAPKVASPLPSTVLSGSACDALTPDQVKVNIGMTVAGEPDHLPGIGQKCTWANPQSGGQIAVFYVTEPKTGLSGNYANTRPQMAVWKELPLIQGFPAVAYSDNGKPNPSYCAVSVGITDTLSIDVHVDLSDQKAGKIDACTIAPETANDVVTTLKQKAGS, from the coding sequence ATGGCCCCCAGAACTGTCACCATGGCTGTCATCGTTTCGGCGGTCTTCTTGGTTGCGGGCTGCTCGGGCTCGGACACGCCTGGGGTTCCTTCTCCGGCGTCGCAGGCTCCGTCAAGCTCCGCACCACCGGCGAGTCAAACGCCTCCATACGCAGGCGCGCCCAAGGTCGCCTCCCCGTTGCCCAGCACGGTGCTCTCCGGCAGCGCCTGCGACGCGCTCACCCCAGACCAGGTCAAGGTCAATATCGGCATGACAGTGGCGGGCGAACCCGATCACCTGCCCGGCATCGGGCAGAAGTGCACCTGGGCGAATCCGCAGAGCGGTGGCCAGATCGCCGTGTTCTACGTGACCGAACCCAAGACCGGGCTCAGCGGCAACTACGCCAACACCCGGCCGCAGATGGCGGTCTGGAAGGAACTTCCCCTCATCCAGGGCTTCCCGGCCGTGGCCTACTCCGACAACGGGAAACCCAATCCGAGCTACTGCGCGGTGAGCGTTGGCATCACCGACACCCTTTCGATCGACGTACACGTCGATCTCAGCGATCAGAAAGCAGGCAAGATTGACGCCTGCACAATCGCCCCCGAGACCGCCAATGACGTGGTCACGACGTTGAAGCAGAAGGCCGGCTCGTGA
- a CDS encoding ESX secretion-associated protein EspG, whose amino-acid sequence MPYSFSLSLAAVDLLLEQFSLGRAPVPFVVPHVGTTTEQRQQVREAVLRDLDGRGLLRRGRVDDDVELALATFARSDLAVTAAAQLDGERLFARVASNGAYAVLVKQDGNMLVFEETRPTGIVPAIVDLLPLTPAAPGQSVTIARPAKQARRSGGYDPFAGVEAPRSHNPQLRAVERIFEKPRTRVGEFTVHIRNGNGREATFPPLAWFDTEAGRYLLSTRDANDGQRWLTYAPADNARLAQQLYTQLEGYS is encoded by the coding sequence ATGCCGTATTCGTTCTCGCTGTCGCTGGCGGCGGTGGACCTTCTGCTCGAGCAGTTTTCGCTCGGCCGGGCGCCGGTGCCGTTCGTGGTCCCGCACGTGGGCACCACCACCGAGCAGCGGCAGCAGGTCCGCGAGGCCGTGCTCCGCGACCTCGACGGCCGTGGCCTGCTCCGCCGCGGCCGCGTTGACGACGACGTGGAGCTGGCGCTGGCCACGTTCGCCCGCTCCGACCTCGCCGTGACCGCCGCCGCCCAGCTGGACGGCGAGCGGCTCTTCGCGCGGGTGGCGTCGAACGGCGCGTACGCGGTGCTGGTCAAGCAGGACGGCAACATGCTCGTCTTCGAGGAGACCCGTCCGACGGGCATCGTGCCCGCGATCGTCGACCTGCTCCCGCTGACACCCGCCGCGCCCGGCCAGTCCGTGACCATCGCGCGCCCCGCGAAGCAGGCCCGTCGCAGCGGAGGGTACGACCCGTTCGCGGGCGTCGAGGCGCCCCGCTCGCACAACCCGCAGCTACGCGCCGTCGAGCGGATCTTCGAGAAGCCGCGCACGCGCGTAGGCGAGTTCACCGTGCACATCCGGAACGGCAACGGCCGGGAAGCGACCTTCCCGCCGCTCGCCTGGTTCGACACCGAGGCCGGCCGCTACCTGCTCAGCACCCGCGACGCCAACGACGGCCAGCGCTGGCTCACCTACGCCCCCGCCGACAACGCGCGCCTCGCCCAGCAGCTGTATACGCAGCTCGAGGGCTATTCCTGA
- a CDS encoding decaprenyl-phosphate phosphoribosyltransferase: protein MSETTDERTPDSGESGTESVAAKPAETAAEAEAAPAVPAVTEAAADPAAPKKSPLGLVGGVIKTARPRQWVKNVLVFAAPFFAFSKATNRTELVIDALIAFVAFSLTASSVYLINDAVDVEADRAHPTKRNRPIAAGIVPVPVAYGAAVVFLLAGLAVSFAASWQLAVVLAVYEAVQIAYCFGLKHQPVVDLAIVGSGFLMRSIAGGVAGGIAMSQWFLLVTAFGSLFMVAGKRYAEIMLFERTGAKIRSSLKKYSASYLRFVWATSAAILIMSYCMWAFEIRQVEHDSVWAVVSMVPFVVSVLRYAVDVDGGKAGEPEEIALNDRVLQVLGATWVVTLFLSFYL from the coding sequence ATGAGCGAAACGACCGACGAGCGGACCCCGGACTCCGGCGAGTCCGGGACCGAGTCCGTGGCCGCCAAACCGGCCGAGACCGCCGCGGAGGCCGAGGCCGCCCCAGCCGTCCCGGCCGTGACCGAAGCCGCTGCCGACCCCGCCGCGCCGAAGAAGAGCCCGCTGGGCCTGGTCGGCGGCGTCATCAAGACGGCCCGGCCGCGGCAGTGGGTGAAGAACGTCCTGGTCTTCGCGGCCCCGTTCTTCGCCTTCTCCAAGGCGACCAACCGCACCGAGCTGGTCATCGACGCGCTGATCGCGTTCGTGGCCTTCTCGCTCACGGCCTCGTCGGTCTACCTCATCAACGACGCTGTCGACGTCGAGGCCGACCGCGCCCACCCGACCAAGCGCAACCGGCCCATCGCGGCCGGGATCGTGCCGGTGCCGGTGGCCTACGGCGCGGCGGTGGTGTTCCTCCTGGCCGGCCTGGCCGTGTCGTTCGCGGCGAGCTGGCAGCTGGCCGTGGTGCTGGCGGTGTACGAGGCCGTGCAGATCGCCTACTGCTTCGGGCTCAAGCACCAGCCGGTGGTGGACCTCGCGATCGTCGGCTCGGGCTTCCTGATGCGCTCGATCGCCGGTGGTGTGGCGGGCGGCATCGCGATGTCGCAGTGGTTCCTGCTGGTCACCGCGTTCGGCTCGCTGTTCATGGTGGCGGGCAAGCGGTACGCGGAGATCATGCTGTTCGAGCGGACGGGCGCGAAGATCCGCTCGTCGCTGAAGAAGTACTCGGCGAGCTACCTGCGCTTCGTCTGGGCCACCTCGGCGGCGATCCTGATCATGTCGTACTGCATGTGGGCGTTCGAGATCCGCCAGGTCGAGCACGACTCGGTGTGGGCGGTCGTCTCGATGGTCCCGTTCGTGGTCTCCGTGCTGCGCTACGCCGTCGACGTCGACGGCGGCAAGGCGGGCGAGCCGGAAGAGATCGCCCTGAACGACCGAGTCCTCCAGGTCCTCGGCGCGACTTGGGTCGTGACCCTGTTCCTGTCGTTCTACCTGTGA
- a CDS encoding ESX secretion-associated protein EspG, translating to MNVLDRAVVLPKLAFTTAWAMLDLGDPHPVLGTDIHHWMSDDVRRDLHEETITLLAEHGLARRDRLNPLWRATLRVISAPDREFYAWSGLRDGTQRASLIALRDDEGVCVLSRDATVEVRPVRVKWPATSLFDTLPNVAGAPIRTVTVPHTPDDEPPDPLAEPSDNRDRDHLDDVLSRPQDAVHQLYTARRDESGRRSRSLPITALDLTNEGRVLTYLTEDDRITLTSGTPRTVVKTLNDTHAGLL from the coding sequence GTGAACGTGCTCGACCGGGCGGTCGTGCTGCCGAAGCTGGCGTTCACCACGGCGTGGGCCATGCTCGACCTGGGTGATCCGCACCCGGTCCTCGGCACGGACATCCACCACTGGATGAGCGACGACGTCCGCCGTGACCTGCACGAGGAGACGATCACGCTGCTCGCCGAGCACGGTCTGGCCCGGCGCGACCGGCTCAATCCGCTGTGGCGCGCCACGCTCCGTGTCATCAGCGCCCCGGATCGCGAGTTCTACGCCTGGTCCGGCCTGCGCGACGGGACCCAACGCGCGTCACTGATCGCACTCCGCGACGACGAGGGCGTGTGCGTCCTGTCCCGCGACGCGACGGTCGAGGTACGGCCGGTGCGCGTGAAGTGGCCGGCGACCAGCCTGTTCGACACGCTGCCGAACGTCGCGGGCGCGCCGATCCGGACGGTCACCGTCCCCCACACCCCCGACGACGAGCCCCCGGACCCACTGGCCGAACCGTCGGACAACCGCGACCGCGACCACCTGGACGACGTCCTGTCCCGACCGCAGGACGCGGTGCACCAGCTGTACACCGCCCGCCGCGACGAGTCGGGACGGCGCTCGCGCAGCCTCCCCATCACGGCCCTCGACCTGACGAACGAGGGCCGCGTCCTGACCTACCTGACCGAGGACGACCGCATCACCCTGACGTCCGGCACCCCGCGCACCGTGGTCAAAACCCTGAACGACACCCACGCCGGCCTGCTCTGA
- a CDS encoding phosphatase PAP2 family protein: MGEVAVLSKAQAFLKKPGAVKAARGMSHFGEHAIGWFAIGLVGAVADKERRKDWLIASAGVVGAHAASIAVKRVVRRPRPDHPSVEVLVGTPSKLSFPSSHATSTTAAAVLYSGLTGRNLVPALVPPMLASRLVLGVHYPTDVLAGAALGGLVGGLIRRKLKRR; encoded by the coding sequence ATGGGTGAGGTCGCGGTCCTGTCGAAGGCCCAGGCGTTCCTGAAGAAGCCGGGCGCGGTGAAGGCTGCGCGCGGCATGTCGCACTTCGGCGAGCACGCGATCGGCTGGTTCGCGATCGGCCTGGTCGGCGCCGTTGCCGACAAGGAGCGGCGCAAGGACTGGCTGATCGCGTCGGCCGGCGTGGTGGGCGCGCACGCCGCGTCGATCGCGGTGAAACGGGTGGTCCGCCGCCCGCGCCCGGACCACCCGAGCGTCGAGGTGCTGGTGGGCACACCGAGCAAGCTGAGCTTCCCGTCGTCGCACGCGACGTCCACGACGGCGGCGGCGGTGCTCTACTCCGGATTGACCGGGCGTAACCTGGTGCCCGCCCTCGTACCGCCGATGCTGGCCTCGCGGCTGGTCCTCGGCGTCCACTACCCGACCGACGTACTGGCCGGTGCGGCCCTGGGAGGCCTCGTCGGTGGTCTGATCCGACGGAAGCTGAAGAGACGATGA
- a CDS encoding decaprenylphospho-beta-D-erythro-pentofuranosid-2-ulose 2-reductase: MIDAVGNPQSLLLLGGTSDIALAIAEKYLAEKPLRVVLAARPSPRLDAAVQRLKDRGAEVSTVEFDAKDTASHPAVLEKAFAGGDIDVAVVAFGLLGDPEELWQDHAKAVEAATVNYASAVSVGVALAAKLKTQGHGTIVALSSVAGERVRRSNFVYGSTKAGFDGFYLGLGEALAPHGVQVTVVRPGHVKTKMTAGLKDAPLAQTAEQVADIAVDAARCGKDLVWAPAQFRLVMSALRHVPRPIFRKLPI, from the coding sequence GTGATCGACGCCGTTGGCAACCCCCAGTCCCTGCTGCTGCTCGGCGGCACCTCCGACATCGCGCTGGCGATCGCGGAGAAGTACCTCGCGGAGAAGCCGCTGCGGGTCGTGCTGGCCGCGCGGCCCTCGCCGCGGCTCGACGCGGCGGTGCAGCGGCTCAAGGACCGCGGCGCCGAGGTGTCGACCGTCGAGTTCGACGCCAAGGACACCGCCTCGCACCCCGCCGTGCTGGAGAAGGCCTTCGCCGGTGGCGACATCGACGTGGCCGTGGTCGCGTTCGGCCTGCTCGGCGACCCCGAGGAGCTCTGGCAGGACCACGCCAAGGCCGTCGAGGCGGCCACGGTGAACTACGCCTCCGCCGTGTCGGTGGGCGTGGCGCTGGCCGCGAAGCTCAAGACGCAGGGCCACGGCACGATCGTGGCGCTGTCCTCGGTCGCCGGTGAGCGCGTCCGCCGCTCGAACTTCGTCTACGGCTCCACCAAGGCCGGCTTCGACGGGTTCTACCTGGGCCTCGGCGAGGCGCTCGCGCCGCACGGCGTGCAGGTCACCGTGGTCCGTCCGGGCCACGTGAAGACCAAGATGACGGCCGGGCTCAAGGACGCCCCCCTGGCGCAGACCGCCGAGCAGGTGGCGGACATCGCCGTGGACGCCGCCCGCTGCGGCAAGGACCTGGTCTGGGCCCCGGCGCAGTTCCGGCTCGTGATGTCGGCGCTGCGGCACGTGCCGCGCCCGATCTTCCGGAAGCTGCCGATCTGA
- a CDS encoding VC0807 family protein — protein MGKDFRSSAFALLVDVGAPVGGYYLLRAFGVPSVWALVLSGLPPALRVLYTAVVRRKVDGMGLFVLAIVAVGLVTTLMTGDARLLLVRNAWFSTLGGLWLLASLFVGRRPVTFDMARALLPGRGEKLDEAWESRPSFRRAWRVLAVVWGVGGLAHSGVSVTMAYSLPVDDVPALDTVLGIGCFVLLQVVTQVVLFREGTLAGLVRRPSARQASARG, from the coding sequence ATGGGCAAAGACTTCCGGTCCTCAGCGTTCGCACTGCTCGTCGACGTCGGGGCGCCCGTCGGCGGGTACTACCTGCTGCGGGCGTTCGGTGTGCCGTCCGTCTGGGCGCTGGTGCTGAGCGGCCTGCCGCCCGCGCTGCGGGTGCTGTACACCGCCGTCGTGCGGCGGAAAGTGGACGGCATGGGGCTGTTCGTGCTGGCGATCGTCGCCGTCGGGCTGGTCACGACGCTGATGACCGGCGACGCCCGGCTGCTCCTGGTGCGCAACGCGTGGTTCAGCACGCTGGGCGGCTTGTGGCTGTTGGCGAGCCTGTTCGTCGGCCGCCGCCCGGTGACGTTCGACATGGCCCGCGCCCTGCTGCCCGGCCGGGGCGAGAAGCTCGACGAGGCGTGGGAGTCGCGGCCGTCGTTCCGCCGCGCGTGGCGGGTGCTCGCCGTGGTCTGGGGCGTCGGCGGGCTGGCGCACAGCGGCGTGAGCGTCACCATGGCGTACTCGCTGCCGGTGGACGACGTGCCGGCGCTGGACACCGTGCTGGGGATCGGGTGTTTTGTGCTGCTGCAGGTCGTCACGCAGGTCGTGCTGTTCCGGGAGGGAACGCTCGCCGGGCTCGTCCGGCGGCCGTCAGCTCGCCAGGCGTCAGCTCGCGGGTGA